attttaaagaaagctgtaaatctccatccacacacacactgttctcaaTCTGCTgtacaccctcccaattctcctgtagGTGACAATTTGTGCGACTCCTCTACAGATCCATGCTCACCATTTCCTGTCGAGTACAGCACTAAACATCTTGATGCAGATGCTAGACTAAAAACATACACGTTTAAATCccggattaaaaatctgtttcacctACAGTACTGTATTGCTTGATCAGAGTTTAATGAGCCATAGCAGTAGAAATAGATTAAGATAATGATTGTTTATGAACACAAACACGCTGCCTACAAGGGTGGTGAATGCAGAGACATTCAACTACATCAAACAGGAATTCAATGGGTAATTGAAAGAAATATACTTGAAGGACTATGGGGATATGGACAGTGAATAGGACTGACTGGATTCCTTGACTGAAAGACAACATGGACTCGAGTTGTCAAATGGGACTCCTGTGCTGTAATGGTTCTATGACTGGAAATATACAACACAGCTACAGTAACAGACAGAAGTAATAATGAATGTATTTCatgaggggagcacggtagcacagtggttagcacagttgcttcacagctccagggtcccaggttcgattcctgacttgggtctctGCAGAGTccgtatgttctcccagtgtctgcgtgggtttcctccaggtgctccggtttcctcccacagtccaaagatgtgccagttaggtggattgcccatgataaattgccctttgtgtccaaaaaggttgggttgggttacggggatagggtggaggcgtgtgcttagGTGGGGTGcagtttccaagggctggtgcagactcgatgggccgaatggcctccttctgcacggcaaaTTTTGAAAAATGACAGACTTtataacaacacgagacatatctctgtcttATATTAATTCATTATGTCAGCCACAAAACCCTTTAGTTGTGAACATCAGAAAAGAGACCATCCTTTAAGTCAGACAAATAAATGGACCAAGTTGATGGAGCAAAGGATGTCACTGTCttcgagagagagagaactgggccaacctttccagagtctgcaccctccctggattcacttcctttccctccagTTCCTGCAGGTCAATCAtttaaggtcagaatgagaaaagaagtgGAAAGGGGACGAAAAGAATTGAAAAGGGGACGAAAAGACGTGTTTTACTCACAGGTGTGGGACAGAGGATGAAACTTTAGCTTGTGTTAATCTTAATCTTCAGTCacagatggaggagcagcagctttgctgggcaggAATGAGCAGATTCACAAGCTCCAGACTCAGACAATAGAGGAAGCTCCTTGTCGCCATTAGTACAAAGCTCGTATATTGATTGGCTGCAATCACCAGAAGAGCACTTCCGGTGTGCCAGgtcttcccattggttaagctcagCTCCGACCACTATGAGAGGGCGGAACCTGAGCCCACGTGGTGCTGGGAGGCACTTTGACCTCCAGACGCGCTGAGCTGTTGTCCAATCTGCTGTATCTTGCTTCTGCAACCAGTGATATCCTCCCGCTGGCTGGGAATgcattgtgatgtcacaatggaccccggcctgaatcagccaataggaatcactGTTGTTCGCAGGGACATCTTCAgcaccaccctccccatcatctCATGGAGCCAAGTTTTCCAGGGAAACGGTCCGGCCAATGGGGTGGCTCTTGAAAACCGGAAGGACTCTGATCCTCCAGCTTGTGAATGAAGGTTGAGTTTAAAtacagactgaaacctcctgtatccaacatctgtgaataaaacactttcttttctcccattTCCAATTCTTTTCTAATTCTAGGTTCAAATTTGAACTGGCCATTTAAAAAGGATGCCTTGACTTGCTGACTTGAATCACCCCCTTTTCCCCTTGTGTAACACTGTCTGAAAATAGACATCAGGCTGATCAATGTACTGAAAGTACCTCTGCCACAGAAGATGAGCAGAGATAATGTTCACCGCCCTATAATTCTGCTGTAAATAATTTATCTCACAAACTAATGGACAGATATCACCAAACATTGGTACACCGACAGAGTATGACCCATGCAAGAGCTGATCTATTTTTTGTTAAGACCAGGatctcgatttttttttttttttaaagtatccgtTCACAATGGAAGATCAGACAAATTGACCCTTTCTTTGAGATTGTTGTGATTTGTTTTGAATGTTAATTGTTTGAGAATGTTTGTCGATTATCTTCACTGCTGGGaaagaatttgaaatgaaatgaaaatcactcgtcacaagtaggcttcaaatgaagttactgtgaaaagcccctagtcgccacattccggcgcctgttcggggaggctggtatgggaattgaatcgtgctgctggcctgctttaaaagccagtgatttagcccagtgtgctaaactgaaTTTGTCACAGCTGTCCAAATatcagcagagttttcagagcagtttTTGGATCAGGATTTTCCTGAAACCTCATTGTGAGACAGTACCCTTAATAAGTAAATGTACTGTTTTTAAGGTTCAGAGTTCCAAAACCTGATTTCATTCCTGTCGGTAACAATAGATCTCAAAAACTAATGGAAGGGGTTGAACAAAACATGGCACACAAATAGGCTATGGCCAAAGGAAGAAATAATTGAATTTGTTAAGAATGTGGACTATACAAAGATTATAaataaataaaagtacagcacagggacaggcccttcggccctccaaacctgtgccgaccatgttgcccatgTAACCTAAAACCTTCAACACATCCAGGGTCCGTAGCCCTGTTTCCCcacccgattcatgtatttgtcaaaacaccccttaaacatcactatcgtacctgcttccaccaccttctccggcagcaagttccaggcacccaatatcctctgtgaaaaaaacttctctcacgcatctcctctaaactttccccttgcaccttaaacctttgtccctgagtaattgactcttccaccctgggaaaaagctcctaactatccactctgttcatgacTAGATCCAGATCTTGGAATTTTTCATATTCAAATGGAGGGCTAGACATCTGCGCACAAAAGAATTTGTCCTGGTGCTGCATCTTTTCAATTAAACGAAAGATTGGAGGCCAAATGTTCCCTGACGCAGACTCCATGCCAACACATCAAGCAATCAGAATCCACTTGATATTTTGGCATTTAAACAAAAGCTTTAGGTAGTTTTTCCCTGGTGCACTCTTCATGGCAGCCCCTcaatcaatcagagtccacttaccaACCAATTTATACACAGTCAGTATCAATTGCCCCCTtttaaatttggtattcttgcatctatGCTGATGAGTATAAgaggaaaagctttgacagcaataTTCAAATATTTTTAAAGGATTTGTTCCGGTGTGAATTCACTGGTGTTTCTGCAGCGTGAATGaatgagagaatcccttcccacacttggaacagGTGACTGGCCTCTTCCCGGTGTGAATTCAgtcgtgtttctgcagggtggatgactgagtgaatcccttcccactctcGGAgcagtgaacggtctctctccagtgtgagcgcGTTGGTGAGTCAGCAGATCCATTTTGCTTCTCAAGCTCTTCTCACAATCAGAACACATAAAATGTCTTGTGTCAGAGTGAACATGTTGGTGTGAAGTGAGATGGGTTTGAGttctagagttttacagcacaaaacacGGCCCTTTGTCCACTGTGTCTGTGCCGGCTGTCAAACACCAATCTATTCTATTCTCAGTTTCAGGGATTATTAACATTAACTCaaacaaactccagctgtcagaatgaacatggttctgtCCTGGATGTGATttcggttcagtcctggatgtgattaacatcaaTAACAGCAGTCGTGGAGGCacttgtgaactctctggtgtgtctgcagggtggatgaccgaatgaatcccttcccacatgggGAACAGATGAACGCTCCCTCcctggtgtgaatgcgctggtgtttcaGCCGGAGGGACTgctaagtgaatcccttcccacacactgagcaggcgaacggcctctctccagtgtgactgcgctggtgaatcagcagatccattttgccTTTGAAGCTCATCTCACaggcagaacatttaaaaggtctcgtgtcagagtgaacacgttggtgtgaagtgaggtgggcagactgagtgaatcccttcccacactcaaggcaggtgaatggtttctccccagtgtgaacgtgctataaattgcccttcagtgtgcaAAGGGGAAGTGGAGatacggggacagggcaggggaagtGCGCCTGGGCGGGATGCTCTTTTTTAGgggtggtgcaaactcaatgggccgaatggcctcctactgcactggagggattctatgatgctgccagacctgttgagttaatctGGCATTTTCAGTTTGAACTCTAAATTACATACATTTTTAATCCACTAATTATATTAATTGAACCACCATAACATCAACTATGAGaagcagtgtgttgatgtttcagctattGCAGCCTTGGgaaactttgtggagtttgcacattctccccgtgtctgcgtgggttctctccgggtcctccagttttctcccacagcccaaagatgtgcaggttcggtggattggccacgctaaattgccccttagtgtccaaacaaaggttaggtgggtggaggcatgggcttaagtagggtgccgtttccgagggccggtgcaggctcgatgggctgaatggcctccttctgcactgtaaattctatcattatgTTGGATTTTCTCTCTGTCTGACCCGATGGATGTGCCTGGTGGTATTTCcctgatggtagcacagtgggtagcacagttgattcacagtgccagggttccgagttcaattcccacttggggcactgtctgtgtggagtctgcacgttctctccgtgtctgcatgggttctctccgggtgctccggtttcctcccacaagtcccgaaagacgtgcttgttagctgaattggacattttaaattctccctctgtgtacctgaacaggcaccggactgtggtgactcggggcttttcacagtaacttcattgccgtgttaatgtaagcctacctgtgacactaataaagattgtgtttgtgtattttagggaacaggtagaacttccttggttctacctgttgtacctcagatattccatctgtttttggttaatgtgtctggagtctgagttcttccagtctgtctccaattctccttcctgtctcgggtatatgggtataggtagcttggtgttgcgattagtgttgtttagttgtctgctgtctccagcaggtattgttgtctctcgataatggtGCTGCTACTCTTGTCTTCTGGACAtttccgtgttggatccaagctcccggattgtctgtctttctctctgggtaagattctgtttgtctcctgtatttcactgtgacagggcagagacctgattgaagggaatcaaacatgggagttctgggaaagatgggcaaggatttgggaggtgacaacatgttcaaagagtttggagaggagagggaggttgaagatggggcagtaatttgtaaggatggcaggatcAAGGGTTTGTTGtactgaggagggggtgatgatggcagaattgaaggactgagggacagtacctgaagagagagaaatgttgacaatatccatggacacagggcagttggctgatcagtagctgagtgggaatagggttgatggagcaggagctgggtctcatggacaagatgagctctgagagggcatgaggggagatgggagagaaactagagaaagatgtgggttcaagctcgggaaaggatgaaatttagagacagtttggtccggtgggctcgtggaagggagggaagcagcagaggcagctgatcagatttactcaatctcagtcacaaagaagctccacaagctccttacACTtcatgttggaggtgaggatggaagagacaggggacagcgagagtacttcaaaaggaacttgtgtcagatattaaaaagttttaatacactgcgtatttaacacaaatctaatttatttgactgttagccagaatattagcccctgtaaatgggctggagtttgttatcagcagaaagagacccaaatgaacatggttcagcccTGAATGTGAGTAACAGAAAAATCCAATTACTGCACagagatcaaagaacaatacagcacaggaacaggcccttcggtcctccaagcttgCTCCGGTCATGACACCAACCATGGCCAAAACTCTTGAACCATATCCCTCTGTATCCatcttatccatgtgtttgtcaagatgatttttgaacgccgttaatgtatctgctctgtggcctcgttggtgtgtcagcagctgGGATGAAGCgggaaatcccttcccacaattggAGGTGAACGGtcactctccagtgtgaactcgctggtgcttctgcaggtcagatgactgagtgaatcccttcccacacttggagcaggtgaatggcctctccccagtgtgaactcgctgatgcctctgcaggtcagatgactgagcgaatcccttcccacaccaggagcaggcgaatggtctctccccagtgtgaactcgctggtggtacCACAGggccgatgactgagtgaatcccttcccacaccagcaggcgaatggcttctccccagtgtgaattcgctggtgtgtcagcaggttggatgactgagtgaatctcttcccacattgggcgcaggtgaatggtctctccccagtgtgaactcgctggtgtgtcagcaggttggatgactgagtgaatctcttcccacattgggcgcaggtgaatggtctctccccagtgtgaatgcgctgatgtacagtgaggcgagatgagtgtctgaacccagtcccgcagtcagagcacctaaacggtttctcatcagtgtgaacacgttgatggctcatcagatccccagaacttttatagtacttcccgcagtctggacattggaacggtctcgcatcagtgtgaactcgctggtgactcagcagatcagatgactgagtaaatcccttcccacactcagagcagacgaatggcttctccccagagtgaattcgctgatgtacagtgagatgagatgattgtctgaacccagtcccacagtgagagcacctgaacggtttctcgtCAGTGCGTACACGTTGATGGCGTATCAGactcccagaacttttatagctcttcccacagtctggacattgaaatggtctctccccagtgtgaactcgctggtgtttctccaggtcagatgactgagtgaatcccttcccacacttggagcaggcgaatggtctctccccagtgtgactgtgtcgatgagtttccagcttggatggggcagtgaatcctttcccacagtccccacatttccatggtttctcctctgtgtgactgcatttgtggtttATGAGGtctgatgattgactgaatcctcgtccacacacacaacacgtgtacggcttctccccactgtgaacgatgctttttccttccatgttcaaagtacgatgatattgaggatatgataaattgaggactctgtcagatcctgatgtgatgcttggtttgaggttCCGGACTTTGAAgcttccccttcgaacaccctgtgaaactgatttaaaacaaaaaataggcagtgagagagaacccacaaaacacgaaggcaggttgtgaaattgagctgaatgaatctggtcatttgtggggccaacACTAAAAAAAAGTGACCATGAGAAACTGCTGGATAGTCACAAAAACCCAactgacctctttgggaggagagagaaagaggtgaagagggaatttgtatatctacaagacaaatTAAAGAGGATAGATGGCATAGCAAACTCGATCttcagcttcataaacagtaatattgataccaaaactatgcttctggtggcacagtggttagcactgctgcctcacagcgccagggacctgggttcaattccggccttggtgactgtgtgtctggagtttgcactttctccccgtaactgcgtgggtttccacccggtgctcaggtttcctccaacagacCAAAGAagggcacgttaggtggattggccttgataaattgccccttagtgtccagggatgtacaggttcggtggggctatggggttacggggacagggtaggggtgtgggcctcggcagggtgccctttcagagaatcagtggcgacctgatgggccgaatggcccccttctgcactgtagtaattctatggttctaattctattctatgaatctttataaagctctggtcaccactcttcaggaaggatgtgaaggttcttggagaaggtgcaggggagatttaccagaatggttccagcaaaggaggttgaggggagatttgattcagggacacaagattatgccaggtttccaccaggtggacaaagaaactgttttcattcactgatcgtacaagcagtcgggacacagatttaaagttttgggtaaaacctggattgaactatctaagatcctgaggggtcttgacagggtggatgtgttgaccttgggtagggcgctctttccaggagccggtgcagactcgatgggccaaatggcctccttctgcactgtaaattcaatgataatctatgatgtggagaagatgtttcctcttgtgggagaatctggaacgagggcatcactgttgcaaaataaggggtctcccatttccgATGGcgatgaggattttttattctcttgagggttgtaagactttggaactcatgttcttaaaaggcagtggaagcagagaccttgaatatttttaaggcagagctggatagattcttgatgagcaagggggtgaaaggtcatcaggggtaggcaggaatgtagaGTTGGGGtggaatgagatcagccgcaatcttattgaatgctgagcaggctcgaggggccgaaaatagacacaatgaatgatttcacacagacataggagactgttaaataggttaagagcccatggtgttaagggcaagatcctggcatggatagaggattgtctgactggcagaaggcagagagtggggataaaggggtctttttcaggatggcagccggtgactagtggtgtccctcaggggtcggtgctgggaccacaacattttacaatatacattaatgatctggaagaaggaactgaaggcactgttgctaagtttgcacatgatacaaagatctgtagaggggcaggtagtattgaggaagcaggcaggctgcagaaggacttcgacaggctaggagagtgggcaaagaagtggcagatggaatacaagtgtgaggttatgcactttggaaggaaaaatagaggcatcgactattttctaaatggaaagatgcttcggaaatcagaagcacaacgggacttgggagtccttgttcaagattctcttcaggttaacgtgcaggatcagtcggcagttaggaaggcaaatgcaatgttagcattcatgtcgagaggactagaatacaagaccagggatgtacttttgaggttatataaggctctggtcagaccccacttggagtattgtgagctgttttgtgccccgtatccaaggaaggatgtgctggccttggaaagggactagaggaggttcacaagtatgATCCCTGGCATGAAGAGCTTGTCTATGAGGAATGGTTGGGGACTCtaggtctgcactcgttggagtttcgaaggatgggggagggtgggggggcggaatcttattgaaacttacacgatactgcgaggcctgggtagagtggacaaggagaggatgtttccacttgcaggaaaaactagaagcagaggataccatct
This portion of the Scyliorhinus torazame isolate Kashiwa2021f chromosome 5, sScyTor2.1, whole genome shotgun sequence genome encodes:
- the LOC140419368 gene encoding uncharacterized protein, with amino-acid sequence MEGKSIVHSGEKPYTCCVCGRGFSQSSDLINHKCSHTEEKPWKCGDCGKGFTAPSKLETHRHSHTGERPFACSKCGKGFTQSSDLEKHQRVHTGERPFQCPDCGKSYKSSGSLIRHQRVRTDEKPFRCSHCGTGFRQSSHLTVHQRIHSGEKPFVCSECGKGFTQSSDLLSHQRVHTDARPFQCPDCGKYYKSSGDLMSHQRVHTDEKPFRCSDCGTGFRHSSRLTVHQRIHTGERPFTCAQCGKRFTQSSNLLTHQRVHTGERPFTCAQCGKRFTQSSNLLTHQRIHTGEKPFACWCGKGFTQSSALWYHQRVHTGERPFACSWCGKGFAQSSDLQRHQRVHTGERPFTCSKCGKGFTQSSDLQKHQRVHTGE